The Enterobacter pseudoroggenkampii genomic sequence GCCGGTGGCATCGACACTTTTTGAATCTGATGCGAATGGGCGGTTAAACGTTAACGGCGTGGTGATGGTTTTCTGGGTGGTGGCGAAATACCATGCCAGTGACCCTGTCAGCACATTCCCGGCGCCCATGAGTAAAGTTAAAGCTGAAAGACCAATAAACGCATAGCGGAGTTGTTTATCGCGCTCTCCTTTAATATTCAGTTTCATGAAAAACTATGCCCTCCAGTGCCGGAAACTTGAATCAGGTATCTGGCGAAAGGTTGCTTTGAATAAAAGTGATGGCAGGTGCCAGTAACAGAAATTAAGTAACCAGTACGACCCCTGCCCTTTTTTCAGATATCTGACTATGAACCAGAGAATTCCCGCGATTACACCAAGTTCAAGTGACAGATTGTTAAGCACCCCGAAAAGTAGAAGGGGTGCGGTAACAATTAATTCGTCAATTGGTAAGCCTAAATAGCGGACCTGCTGGTTCATTGTTTCCGGGAAGTTATATTTATCTCCTTCCCCACTCATCTTTTAGCTCGCGATATTGAAGGCGATGCGGGTAAAGATGATTGCCATAACGATACCGACAAAGACAAGTGGGTTGCGGGCCTTAATGTAAATAAACAGGCCCATGATGATTTCGGCGATGTAGAACCATGTAATCAGTGATGAGCCAGAGCCGAAAGTGGAATTAACCGTTGCTTTCTGTGAGGAAAGAAGGTCAGTACCGGATGCGAATGCCGGGTGAGTGACCATAAGTGCAATTAAAAAAGCGCTTGCTGACTTTAAGTAAAATTTAGCTTTGCGATTTTCGCGTGCTTTGCGGAATAAAGACGCTACCGCCCATCCCTTACCGACGTTAAGGGCACTGCCTTTGGTTAACATGTTTGTTTTCTCCGAAGTAAACAAAAGTGAATCGCGTAAGTGCTTGTTTACGCGGGCGCAATTGTCCCATGACCCTAAAAAAAAAAAACTGTGATGCATGTCACACTTTTTGGAATCATTCAGATTTATCCGAATATGTAAGTGAGTAGGCTTTGTTGACCAGAAAGTTCAGAAATGGCCTCCGGGATCTATAGCTATGAAAGTTAAAGAAAAAATGTGGGATGGTCGCGGCCGTCCACGCAAGTTCCAGCCAGGTGAAGCGGTGGAGTGGCGATTGCGTGCGCCGGATAATCTGCTTATGGAGCTGAGAATATGTGCCAGAGCTGGCAACAGAAGTGTGAATGAGGAAATTATTGCCAGGCTTTTGTTGTCGCTGAATTATCAGCCCGGCAAACCTGTCATTAAAACTGCGGGGGGTGAACGGCTCATTGCTCTGGCGGTGAGATTTGAAGAGTGGCTAGGGCAATTACTTGATGGTGAATCTCTTGATGATGCTGGAGAAATTAAATCCTCGCCCAAGCAGGAGCAATTGTGGATGTGGCGTGAGGGTGAAAGAGTTTTGCTTCCGGGGAAAACAACCGGATATAGCATGCGAATTCCTGAAA encodes the following:
- the traL gene encoding type IV conjugative transfer system protein TraL; translation: MSGEGDKYNFPETMNQQVRYLGLPIDELIVTAPLLLFGVLNNLSLELGVIAGILWFIVRYLKKGQGSYWLLNFCYWHLPSLLFKATFRQIPDSSFRHWRA
- a CDS encoding type IV conjugative transfer system pilin TraA yields the protein MLTKGSALNVGKGWAVASLFRKARENRKAKFYLKSASAFLIALMVTHPAFASGTDLLSSQKATVNSTFGSGSSLITWFYIAEIIMGLFIYIKARNPLVFVGIVMAIIFTRIAFNIAS
- a CDS encoding Arc family DNA-binding protein, which gives rise to MKVKEKMWDGRGRPRKFQPGEAVEWRLRAPDNLLMELRICARAGNRSVNEEIIARLLLSLNYQPGKPVIKTAGGERLIALAVRFEEWLGQLLDGESLDDAGEIKSSPKQEQLWMWREGERVLLPGKTTGYSMRIPENLADEIRAMAKVHNRSLNDEMLTRLMNTLGYFTERLLDQNEDVQALKVLCMEFEVFLKEKIKEVEKSDLPWDEKPSL